Below is a window of Janthinobacterium lividum DNA.
TAATGTCGAGGATGCCCGTGTCGATCAGGTCGACCTCGACGCCATTCGTCGTGGTCGTGCCGGTCGCCGTCTGGAATTGCCACTGTCCGACGAGGGCAGGCGTTTGCGCGTACAGGGTGGCCGGTAGCGTGGCAGCCGCGAGGATGCACGTGGCGTAAAGGTGGGGATGGAGCAGGTGCATGGTTATCCTTGTCATGGTTTTCACTCGGGAAGAGTCGAAAAACAGTATGGGGATAACCAGATTGACAAGATGCTACTTTCCGACCAAGGCCGGGATTTACGGACTGAAGGCGCTTTTGGCCGCGCCAAATACCAGATCAACCTCGTCCGATGCGGCTTGCCGGACGAGGTTGATCTGGCAAAACGCTTACTTCGCGAAGGCTTGCGCTGCTGGCGTCACGGTGACGGCTGACGGTGTGATGTTCAGTTTCATCGCGCCGATGACCTTGTCTTCATCGAGCAGGGCCTGCGGCTTGTTGCCGTCGTACTTGATGGGAGAAAACGCGTCGCTGACGAGCTTTTCCTTCAGGCCGGCCGCATCCTTGGCAACGATCACCACGGATAGGTTCTTCGCCGACAAATGCTGTTTGATGGCGCGGTTGACGTCGGACACCGTCAGTTTTGACAAGCCATCACGCATCAGCTTGGTAAATTCCGGCGTGCCATACCATTGCGAGTCGAGCGCATAGCCCAGTTGCTGGTCTTGCGTCGACGTCATGACGAAGACGTTCTTCATCAGGTAATCGCGCGTGGTGGCGAAGTCGTCCTGCGTCAGGCCGTTGTCGATGAGCTTGCCCAATTCCGTCAGGGCCACGCGCAGGGCGAAGTGGGCGTTGTCCGGCGCCACTGGGCGGATCCAGATTTCGAACAGCTGCGCCTTGCGGCCCAGGTTCGGGTTCGGGAAGAACTGAACCATGCCGCGCGGGAAGGCTTCGATATACGCGTAATCGCCATAGTTCATGCCGCGAATTTCACGGATGCGCTGGTACAGGTAGGAATTCGAGGCGCGGTGCTCGCCCAGCCACGTTTTCGCCAGCCACAGGGCGGGGAAGTCCGGGTGCGTGCGCGTCACGTCGAGCGGCAGGCCGAAGGAAATCGCCGTGGCGCGCGTGTTTTTCTCGAGGATTTCCACTTCCAGGCCCTGCGCCTTGCGGCCTGCGGGTTTCACCGTGGCTGGCAAGCCGGGGCCGGCCGGCAGCGTCGCCAGCGCCTGCGTCAGTGTAGCCGTCATGGCGTCGGACACATCGCCGGAAATGCCCACCTTGACGGCGCCTTGCGCATACGCGCTCTTCCAGAACTGTTTGACATCGTCGAGAGTGATGGCGTCGATGCCGGCGACCGTGCCCAGCACCGGGTGGCCGTAAGGCGTCCCCGCATACACATTGGTTTGCAGGCGTTCCTTGGCGAATTCCTCTTCGTTATTGTCCTTCAGGTCCAGCAACAGCGCGTTGCGTTGCGTATCTTTCAGGCGGCGGAAGTCGTCTTCGCGGAAACCGGGCGAGAGCAGCAGCGGCAGGGCGATGGCGTTGAACTGGGTCCAGTTATCCTTGTGGATGGAGCCCGTAAACGTCGTCATTTCCTTGTCCACCTGCTGGGAGAAGCTGCCGGCCAGCGGGAACAGGGCCTGGTTGACTTCGTCGATCTTGCGCTCGGACGAGCCGCCGGACGCCACCATGGCGGCCGTCAGCGCGGCCAGGCCTTCCTTGCCTTGCGGGTCTTGCGCCGAGCCGGCCGTAAACAGCAGCTTGTAGCGGATTTGCGGCAGCGCGGACTTTTGCACCAGCACGTCGAATTTTGCGTTCGACGCGGCCGGCAGCAGGCTGGCCAGTTTCGGCGTGGTGGCGATGGCCGCCGCCATCGGCTGATACGACAGGGTCGTCACCACCAGGCCGTCGTCCGTCAGGTATTTGCGCGCGGCCGCCTGCAGGTCGGCCGGCGTGAGCGTATCGATCAGGCGGTAGTACTGGTTGATGGTGGCATACGAGCGGTCGAAATGCACAAAGGAAGCCAGGGTGCCGGCGATCTGCTCCGTGTTGTCGAGCGAGCGGATCAAACCGTATTTTTCGGCCGACTTGGCATCCGCCAGGTCTTTTTCGCTCACTAGCGTGTCGCGCAGCTGCGCCACGGTGGCCAGGATGGCGTCGCGCACGTAGACGGCGTCATCGATGTTTTTCACGCGCGCGCCGAGCACGGCCAACGTCGGGTCGACCCGGTCCGGCGTCATGTCGAATAACTGATCGACTTTTTGCTCGTTCTGCACCAGGCGTTTATACAGCGGCGAGGTGCGACCGAACGACAGCGACAGCAGGGTCGCCAGCGCGGCCTGGTCCTTGTCCTTCACGGAAAACGCGGGCGCGTGGAAACCCACGGCCACCCACGGCAGGGTCGGCGTGGGCCAGGCCACGTGCTTGTAGACGGGGCCGCGCGGCGCGGGTTCCACGGGCACGGCCGCTTGCTGCTTGCCGCGCTGCCAGCTACTCCAGTATTTTTCTACCAGCGCGATGGCTTGCTGCGGTTCCACATCGCCGGCGATGATGATGGTCGTGCGCTCGGGACGGTACCAGCGGTCGAAGAAGATCTTCGAATATGCGTACTGGTTCGGCATGTCTTCGATGTCCTGGATGAAACCCATCGTCGTATGCTTGTAGGTATGCGTCGTGTAGGCGCTGTCGCGCATCACTTCGAACAGTTTCGAGACGGGATTGGCGCTGTTCTTGTTGTATTCGCCCAGCACGGCCCGCGATTCCGTCTTGAACGCGTCTTCCGCGTAATCGAGGTGCTGGAAGCGGTCCGCCTCCACCTTCAGCACGGTTTCCAGGTCTTGCTTGGCAAACGTGGTGTGGTAATTGGTCAAGTCGTCGCTCGTGTACGCGTTCTGGCGCGCGCCGGCGCGGGTGATGACTTCCTGGTATTTCTCGGGCGGATAAGCCTTGGTGCCGCGGAACATCATGTGTTCGAAGAAGTGGGCGAAGCCGGACTTGCCCGGCTCGACTTCATTGCGCGAGCCTGTCTGCACGGGAATCTGCAAGGAGACCAGGTTGGGGAAGCCGGTTGGCACGATGATGATCTTTAAACCGTTGGCCAGGGTCTTTTCCGTGGCTTTGAATGGCAGCAAATCGGCCTTGCTGGCGGCAGCGCTGTGGGCGGCGGCCGGTTTGACGGGCGCGGCGGCCAGGTTCGACGCGGCCATGGCCGACAGGGCCAGGGCGAAAGCAGGTAATACATTGGGCATGATTCTTGACACGAAGGCTCCTTCTTTTTTGGAATGTGGAAAGTGCAACGCCGCAGCATAGAATATTCGTGCCGCCCTGCATAGGGGCAGGAGGCTTTCGGGCAGGTGCTGCGGGGTGGATTAAAAGTCGGGCCGCAGGATGCGTGCCGTCAGGTGGGTCAGGAAGTCGCGCCGGGTGGGCAGGAACATGCGGATATACACGATGTCGTGCGCCCGGTCATGGTGGTAGACGACGCGGATATCTTCGCACAGGCGTTGCCGTACATCCATGCCGACTTCGCGGGCGGCCGCGACGGGCGTGCCGCTGTCGGGGAAAGCTTTGAGATCAGTCAATAGCTGCCGGAAAGCCGAGAGGAACTGCGCATGGGCGGCGGCCGTATGGTGCGCCTTGAAGTCGCTGCGTAATTCCTCGAAATCGGCTTGCGCGCTTTTCAGTACGATGATGCGCGCCATCTCAATCCTGGTCGAGGCTGGCCAGGAAATCTTCTTCGGACACCACGCCGTCGCGCGCGATCTCCCGGTTGCCCATGGCGATCAGCTTCATGAACGCGTGCTGTTCCTGCATCTGCCGCGCTTGCCGTTTGCCTTCCTGATACGCGTGCATGGACAGCACGACCATTTTCGCTTCGCCATTTTGCGTGATGATGATGGGTTCGTCCTGGCCCGCATCAAAGCTGTTGACGATCTCCGTCGTATTGGCCTTGAGATAGGAAATCGGCTTGATGCGTTCCTTGAGGTTCATGGCGGCTCCGAATGCGAAAAAACTGTGACAGGACTAAATATACACCAAATTTGGTCGTGCTCTTTGATGCTTGCATTTGTTGCCTACGTGAGTGTCCTTTCCGGCAGGCTGATGCGGTTGCGGCCCAGGTGCTTGGCGCGGTACAGGGCGCAGTCGGCCGTGTGGATCAGTTGTCCCAGTTCCGTGCCGGGGCCAGGCAGGGCCGTGGCGGCGCCGATGCTGACTGTGACGCAGGCGCCGTCGGGACGCTTGCGCGGTAGTTGCAGCCGTTCCACGCGCTGTCGGATGCGTTCCGCCACGATGGCCGCGCCCTTGAGCGACTGGTTCGGCAGGATGACGGCGAATTCTTCGCCGCCATAGCGGGCCACCAGGTCGTTCGTGCGCATCTCGCTGGCCACGGCGCCGGCCACCTTGCGCAGGCACAGGTCGCCGCCTTGGTGGCCGTGGCTGTCGTTGTACTCCTTGAAATTGTCGACATCGACCATCAGTAGCGAAAGGGGCTGGCCCTGGCGCTGGGCACGCTGCCATTCGGCAAGGATGGTACCGTCGAAGCAGCGCCGGTTTGCCAGGCCCGTCAGGCCGTCGCGCGTGGCCAGGCGTTCCAGTTCCACGTGCGCGCGTTTTTCGTCCGTCATGTCGCGCAGGGTTTCGACGACGGCGATCAGTTCGCCGTGATTGCCATAGATGGGGCTGGCATCGACGGCCAGGTAGCGCCGCCGTCCCGTGCGCGGCATGTCGCACCAGTTTTCCGCGCACAGATTGCTGCCCGTGCTGCTGCGATATTGCTGCTGGGCATGCAAGGCGCGCATATCGCCGCCGCGCCCGGCCAACAGCAGGTCGGCCAGGGTAGGGCGCTCGTCGTTGTAAAAGCAGCGTCCCGGCTCGCGCGTGCGCAGCACTTCACTTGCCGGCACGCCCGTCAGCTGCTCGCAGGCGCGGTTCCAGATCATCACCTGGCCATGCACGTCGAGGACAAAGGTGGGCACCACCAGCAATTCCATCATCTTGACGGCGAAACCCTGGGCTTCATCGCAGGGCGATGCGCTGGCCTGTGCATGGCTATCCGGCATGTAAGCATCCTTCTTGGGGTGAATGGGAGTGGTTCGCAGGCCATGATGCAGCGTGGCGGGCCGATGATGTTGATATTGAGCAACATTTTCAGTGATGAAGCAGCGGTATCTCCTCGCAGGCGGCCAGTGGCAGTGACAGGTGCAAGGTGGTGCCGGTGCCGCTGTGGCTGTCGATGTGCAGGCTGCCGCCGGCGGCGGCCACGCGCTCATGCATGCCGGACAGGCCGCAACCGAGACGTGGTGGCGAACCCGACAGCCCGACGCCGTCGTCGCTGATGTGGCATGCCAGGGTGGCGCCCACTTGTTGCAGGCATAGCTGGACATGCGTGGCATGCGCATGGCGGGCAATGTTCGCCAGCGCTTCCTGCAGCGCGTGATACAGCAGGGGGCCATGCGCGTTGCCAGCGGCGGCGTCGCAGCGGTAATCGCAGCTGCAATCGATGCCCGTGGTGCGCTTGAAGTCCGCCAGCAAGCCGTCGCATGCCGCTTGCAGGCCGGCGTCGAGGGCGGGCGGGCGCAGGTCGTGGATGACGCTGCGCAGCGCCGCGATGCTGAGGTCGACATTGTGCGCCATCATGGCCAGTTGCCGCGCCAGCAAGGGCGTCGCGCCATGCGTGCTGGTCTGCAGCATGGCCAGGTCGATTTTCAGGGTCAGCAGATGCTGGCCCAGGTCGTCGTGGATGTCGCGCCCGATGCGCAGGCGTTCCTGCGCGCGCGCCTTGCGCTGCTCGCTGGCCAGGTGCGCATGCTCGGCATCCGTGCGCAACTGTTCCAGCGCTTGCAGGCGCAGCGCCAGGCGGTGCTGGCGCCACAGCAGTACCGCCAGCGCGCCGAGCAGTATGGCGCAGGCCAGCATCAACGGGAATAGCGGCCTGGCGGCATGGCCAGCGTGCACGGAAGCGAGTGCACCGGCCGCCAGGCAGGCCAGAATGCTCAGACGGTACGGCGGGCGTATCCAGCGTTGCACCATAGCCATGCTCCCAAAAAATATTTTCCAATTGGCAATGCTCTTACAGAAAATATATTAACCTGGGGCTATTTATATTGTCTAAACGCAAAATCTGCGCAGTTATGCCCTCCAGCGTGGCTTTCCTGTCTCTGGATGCCGCAGCGGCAGGCGGCAGGCACGGCATTTGCACGGGAAGTGTCGTGGCGGCATATAATAGAGGGTTGTCAATCGGCTTTTGTGGTGACGGCGCGGTGCGCCGGCCTCGATGCGTTCGCCCTGCGCGATGACGCCAGCCAGCTCTTAGGAAATACAGTGACTTATAGCATCAAAGAGATTTTTTATACCCTGCAGGGCGAAGGTGCGCACGCGGGCCGTCCAGCCGTGTTTTGCCGCTTTTCCGGCTGCAACCTGTGGACGGGCCGCGAAAGCGACCGCGCCACGGCCGTATGTCAGTTCTGCGATACGGATTTCGTCGGCACGGACGGCGAACTGGGCGGCAAGTTCAAGACCCCCCAGGAATTGGCCGCGCTGATCGACAGCCTGTGGCCAGCCAGCTACGCGCCCAGCAAATACGTGGTGTTTACGGGCGGCGAACCGCTGCTGCAACTGGACACGGCCCTGATCGACGCCATGCATGCGGTCGGCTTTACCATCGCCATCGAAACCAACGGCACCTTGCCTGTGCCAGCCGGCGTGGACTGGATCTGTGTCAGCCCGAAGATGGGCTCCACCCTGGTGGTGCACAAAGGTAATGAAATCAAGGTGGTCATTCCCCAGTTCCAGCAAGACCTGGCCGCCTACGAACATTTGGATTTCGAGAACTTCTTCGTGCAAGCGATGGACGGCCCCCTGGCCGCGCACAATATGCAGCTGGCCATCGAAACGTGCAAAAGCAACCCGAAGTGGAAGCTGAGCCTGCAAACCCATAAACTCCTGCAAATTCCTTAAATAAGTATTACCAATAAAATAATATGCTGACTATCACACGCAAGCTCGAATTCGACGCGGGCCACCGCATTCCCGACCATAAAAGCCAGTGCCGCAACCTGCACGGCCACCGCTACACGGTGGAAATCACCCTGGTCGGCAAGGTCATCGAGGCGGAAGGCAATTCCGACAATGGCATGATCATGGACTTTTCCGACGTGAAAACCCTGGCCAAGCAGCACCTGGTCGATGTCTGGGACCACGCCTTCCTCGTGTATGAAAAAGACACGGCCGTGCGCGACTTCCTGGCCAGCTTGCCCGACCATAAAACCGTCGTCATCGACCGTATTCCGACCGTGGAAAACCTGGCGCGCATCGCCTTCGAGATCCTGAAAGCGGCATTTACCGACCATTTCGGCACCGGCTTGCACCTGCATAAGCTGGTGCTGCATGAAACGCCGAATTGCTGGGCAGAAGTGACCGATGACTGAAATGCGGGATAGCGCGCTCGACGCGCGCTACATGCAGCTGGCCCTGGAACAGGCCCAGCACGCGTGGGACCTGGGCGAGGTGCCCGTCGGCGCCGTCGTCGTCAAGGATAGCGAAGTCATCGCCGTGGGCTACAACCAGCCCATCGGCCGCCACGACCCCACGGCGCACGCGGAAGTCATGGCCTTGCGCGCGGCCGCCGAAAAGCTGGGCAACTACCGCTTGCCCGGCTGCGAGCTGTACGTGACCCTGGAACCGTGCGTGATGTGCTCGGGCGCCATGCTGCATGCGCGCCTGGCGCGCGTGGTGTACGGCGCGGGGGACCCGAAGACGGGCGCCTGCGGTTCCGTGCTGAACCTGTTCGAGCAGCCGGCGCTGAACCACCAGACAGCCATCGAAGGCGGCGTGCTGGCCGACGAATGCGGCGCTTTCCTCAAGCGTTTCTTTGCCGAGCGCCGTCGCGCGCAGGCGGAAGCGCGCAAGCTGGCCAATCCGCAGGCCTGACACCAGCCCTGACAGGGCAGGGCCGCCATGGACTTGCCGCGCATGACAGCATGCCAGCCATGCCAGCCATCGCGGCTGGCATTTTTTATAACTGTTGCGAAATAACATCTGTCTAGACCAACTGCCATTCTCAAATGAGAATGATTCGTGTTACAGTATTGTTTTCGCCAGCAAACTTCCCTTGCGTATCGTTATCGATCCGGGTTCAAGAGCCAGCCTTTACTCTTAGACCGGATCATCATGACTACAGTGCCTACGCAGCGCTCCGCTGCCCCCGTTGTTCCTGCCACCCAACTGCCTGCCCGCCGCCACAACCTGGTGCTGCGTGCCGCCTTACTGGGCCTGTTCGCCGCGCCCCTGCTACCCGTGGCCGCGCAAAATGCCGCCGTCAACGCGGGCACTGCTGCCCAGGAACCGGCCAAGCTGCCTGTCTTCCCTGAAATCGTCGTCAATGCCAAGCAGGATTACGAGCGCCGCGCCGGCACCAAGACGGTGATCCGCAGCGACGACCTGGAACGCCGCAACGTGACGGACATGGCCGGTATCGTGCGCTATCAGCCGTTGATCAGCACGCCAATGGCGGCCTCGGGCGGCGGCGGCATCTGGGATGGCGCGGGCAATACCGGTTACAACATCCGTGGCCTGGAAGGCAACCGCGTCAGCCTGGATGTTGACGGCATTTCCCTGCCGGATGCGGCGCCGAAGCCAGATGGCACGGCCCTCAATGCCTTCGGCACGGGCCGCGATTATTTCGATCCTGAAACTTTCCGTGAAGTGCGCATCGATTCGGGCACGACGGCCGCCAGCGGCGCCAATCCCGGCCTGGGCGGCGGCGTGGCTTTCATCACCAAGTCGCCCGAGGATTACCTGGGCGAAGGCCAAGACCACTACGTGGCCTATAAATACGGCCGCGCGACCGCCGACCGCAGCAATGCGCACACCCTGACGGGCGCCGCCAAGATCGGTGCCAATCTACAAGGCCTGGCCGTGTACGTGCACCGCGATGGTGAGCAGCTTGACAGCCGCGGCAGCGCGCCCGTCAACCCGGATGACTGGCATTCGAACGCCTTGCTGTCGAAGCTGGTGTGGGCCTTGCCTGGCGAACAAAAGCTGGACTTGACGGTCGACATGTTCGAACGCAAGAACAAGCGCGATCTGCGCAACAAGGTCAGCGCCCTGTATCCGGACGGCGTGCAGCAGGATTCCACCACCAAGCGTACCCGCGTCAGCCTGGGCCACGAGGTGGTGCTGAAGGATTTCGCCCTGTTCGACCGCCTGACCTCGAAAGTTTATCTGCAAAACGCGAAGATCGACGACAAGAGCAAGGGACGCTATACCTACCGCGGCAACTTCCAGCGCGCCATCGACACCAGCTTCAAGAATGACAGCATCGGTTTGAGCTCGGAAGCGTTCAAGCAGCTCAACGCCGACAACGCACTGCTGTATGGCGTGCAGCTGGAGCAGGGAAAATCGCGCCGTCCCTGGATGGAGGACCGTACGGCGGTCGCCACGGGCGCACACGAGATCACGCGCAAGAACCGCATGGCCGACATGGACAGCACCAAGCTGGCGCTGTATGTGCGCGATGACTACAGTTTCAATGTGGCCGGCAAGAAGGCGGTCCTGACGCCGGGCTTGCGCGCCGACTACCGCAAGAATGAGCCGAAAAACCTGCAAAACTATGTGACCGCCGTGCCGAATGCGGCCAAGGAAGTGCGCAAGGAAAGCGACAGCTATTTCACGCCGAGCCTGAGCCTGACCGTGGAAGTACTGCCGCAAATCAATGCTTATGCCACCTTTACCCGCGGCACGCGCTTGCCGACGCCAGCCGAGCGCACGGGCACCTACGATTCCTTCAGCTACACGAGCACGAATGGCTATGCCATCCTGGGCAATGCCAATTTACGCAAGGAAACCAGCAAGGCCTACGAGCTGGGCTTGAAGGGCGATGTCGCCAAGGGTTTGAGCATGCATGCCTCCGTCTACCAGACGGAATACAAGGGCATGATCGAGTATGTGATGCAGGAAGATGATCCGGTGAACTACCCCACCATCACCCAGGGCTTGTACCGTCCCGAAAACATCGGCAATGCGCGCACCTGGGGCGCCGAGCTGAGCTTGCGCGCGGAACTGGGTACCTGGTTGCCGGCCATGCAGGGCTATCGCGTCGACCTGGCCACGGGCGTGGCCAAGGGCCGCTCCTTCAATACCCTGACGGGCGAGAGCGGCGGCCTGGCCTCGGTGGCGCCGGCCAAGACGGCGCTGACCTTCGGCTATGACCATACCAACAAGCTGTTCGGCCTGGAACTGACGGCCTTGCATGCGGGCGACAAACAGGCGCCGAACGACTTGCTGACGGGCACGACCGCGCCGCGCTTCAAGGTGCCGTCGTACACAATTTTCGACCTGTCGACCTACTGGAACGTGCACAAGAACGCGAAGATCGTCGTCGGCGTATACAACTTGACGGATCGCAAGTACTGGGATTACGCCGCCGCGCGCAGCCTGTCTGCCGGCACCACGGTGGCTTCCCGCACGGAGATCGAGCGCTACGCCAAGCCCGGCCGCAACGTCGCCGCCAGCCTCAGCGTCAACTATTGATTTTTACCGGGGAGGGGCGCTTGTCCCTCTTTTTTTCCATGTTTGATTGAATGGTCTCTCTATGAAGTTATCCAAACTCGTTCTATCCCTGCTAGGCAGCCTGCTGATTGCAAACGCAACTGCGGCCCCAGCCACCTTGGCGGAACGCTGGTCCACCTTGCGCACGGAACAGCCGAAGCTGCAGATCCGCGACGCGGCGCGCGCGCTGGGTGTGTCTGAAGCGCAATTGCTGGCAACCAATATCGGCAAGGGCGTGACGCGCCTGCAGGCGGACGGCAACCAGCCGCGCGAAATCATGCGCGCGGCGCTGGACCTGGGCATCGTGCAAGCGATCACGCGCAATGAAAACGGCGTCATCGAAACGACGGGCACGGCCAGCAAATTCAAGCAGGCGGGCGACAAGTCCGAGCAGGCCGACGCCAAGCAGGATCCGGAAACGGAAGCGCGGCAACGCAATATCGCCGGCGGCTACCTGGGCGGCCAGATCGACCTGCGTTTCCACTTTGAACACTGGAAATACGCATTTGCCGTGGAACAAGCGGGCCGCGACGGCAAGCCGACGCGCAGCCTGCAATTTTTTGACGCCAACGGCACGGCCGTGCACAAGATCTACCTGCGCAACGAGCCGGGCGTGGCCGTCTACGACAAGCTGGTGGCGACCTTCCGCATGCCCCAGCAAAGCGCGGAATTGAATGTGCTGGCCGTGGCGTCGAAAGCGGCGGAAAAACCGGATGCCGAAATCGACGTCAAGGAATTCCAGCTGGCCTGGAAAGACATGACGGACGTGCACCAGTTCGCGCAAATCATGCGCGAATTTCATCTGACCCGCGAACAGGCTCTGCGCCTGGCGCCGGCCGGCGTGGTCGAGCGCGTGACGCCGGCAGCGCTGCGCACCCTGCTGGAAAACGCGGCGAAGAACAAGGTTGCCATCATGGTGTTCCTGGGCAATGAAGGCTTGACGCAGATATACAGCGGCAAGATCGAGAAAACCATGGCCGCCGGCGGTTTCTTCAACGTGCTCGATCCGGACTTCAACCTGCACATCCGCGACACGGCCCTGCGCAGCGGCTGGGTCGTCAAGCGCGGCGGCGTCACCTCGGTCGAGTTTTTCGATAACGACGGCACGCAAGTGGTTTCCTTCTTCGGCGTACGCGAACGGGGCAAACCGCAGCCACAAGCGTGGGTCGATCTGGCTGATTCCTTGCCAAAGGCCAAGTAAGCAGCACCGTTGATTCAGTACAGTTGTCGCGCGCCGTACCGGCGCGGCAACACTTCAGCTGAGTGCCGCGTGCCGGTCTCATGTCTGAAGCACAATAGTGGTATGCTGAGTGCAAGGCAGCAGCGATCGTGTCTGCGTGCTGGTTCCTGAAGAGAGGCAATCATGGCAACCATCATGGCGAACGGCCTCAACATAGCTTATGAAAGCCACGGCGACTCTGACGATCCGTGCGTGCTGCTGGTCATGGGCCTGGGCATGCAACTGATCGCCTGGCCGGCGGACTTCGTCGAAGGCATCGTCGAGCAAGGCTTTCGGGTTGTACGTTTCGACAACCGCGACTGCGGCCTGTCGAGCAAGATGGCGCTGGCGGGCAAGCCTTATCTGCCGTTGGCCTATGTGAAAAACCTCGTCGGCTGGCCCCTGAAAACTTCCTACACCCTGAATGACATGGCGGACGACGCGCTGGGCTTGCTGGCGGCCTTGCGCATTGCCCAGGCGCACGTGATTGGCGTGTCGATGGGCGGCATGATCGCGCAAGTGATGGCGGCGCACGCGCCGCAGCAGGTGCTCAGTCTGACCTCCATCATGTCGAGCAGCGGCCGGCGCGGCTTGCCCGGCCCCACGCGGGCCGCGCGCAATGCGCTATTGCAACGTCCGAAACGCAATGCCAGCCGCGCCGAACTGATGGCGCACATGGCTGCCACCGTGCGTGTCATCGGCAGTCCCGCCTATCCCGTGTCGGAAAAACTGCTGTACCAACGCATCGAAGCGGCGCTGCAGCGGGGCAGTTGCCCGGAAGGCGTGGCGCGGCAAATGGTGGCTATTGCCGCCTCGGGCGAGCGCACGGCCTTGCTGCCAAGTATCAGCTGTCCTGCGCTGGTGATCCATGGCGCAGCCGATCCCTTGATCCCCGTTGCCTGCGGCATCGATACGGCGGCACTGATTCCTGGCGCCCGGCTGGAAGTGATCGAAGGCATGGGGCACGACATGCCGCCCCAGTTGATCGAGCGTCTGCTCGCCTTGATCGATGTGCATCTGCAAGGTAAGATGGCGCCCCAGATGCGCTCCCAGCCAGCCTAGGCGCGCCCATTCTTATTTACGTGCGGGCATATTTTGAAGACACCTGAGATTGGCATCGCCATCGTCGCGCCGGGCGGTTGTGCGCCCGACGAAGCGGCACTGGCGCGCGGCATCGCCCGCTTGCAGGCGCAAGGCGCCACCGTTCACAATTACTACGACCCCGAGCACACATTCCAGCGTTTCGGCGGCACGGATGCGGGGCGCCTGGCGCAACTCCATGCCGCAGCTGCCGACCCGGCCGTGCAAGTGGTGATCGCCTTGCGCGGCAGCTACGGCATCAGCCGCATCCTGCCCGAGATCGATTTCCAGGCCATGGCCGACAGCCGTAAACTGTTTGTCGGTTACAGCGATTTTACGGCCTTCCATATGGGCTTGCTGGCGAAAACGGGCCGCGCCAGCTTTGCCGGCCCCATGGTCTGCGACGATTTCATCCGCGACGAGCCCGAGCAATTTACGCTCGATCAACTGTGGTCGTGCCTGGCCGGTCCCGCCC
It encodes the following:
- a CDS encoding pitrilysin family protein — encoded protein: MSRIMPNVLPAFALALSAMAASNLAAAPVKPAAAHSAAASKADLLPFKATEKTLANGLKIIIVPTGFPNLVSLQIPVQTGSRNEVEPGKSGFAHFFEHMMFRGTKAYPPEKYQEVITRAGARQNAYTSDDLTNYHTTFAKQDLETVLKVEADRFQHLDYAEDAFKTESRAVLGEYNKNSANPVSKLFEVMRDSAYTTHTYKHTTMGFIQDIEDMPNQYAYSKIFFDRWYRPERTTIIIAGDVEPQQAIALVEKYWSSWQRGKQQAAVPVEPAPRGPVYKHVAWPTPTLPWVAVGFHAPAFSVKDKDQAALATLLSLSFGRTSPLYKRLVQNEQKVDQLFDMTPDRVDPTLAVLGARVKNIDDAVYVRDAILATVAQLRDTLVSEKDLADAKSAEKYGLIRSLDNTEQIAGTLASFVHFDRSYATINQYYRLIDTLTPADLQAAARKYLTDDGLVVTTLSYQPMAAAIATTPKLASLLPAASNAKFDVLVQKSALPQIRYKLLFTAGSAQDPQGKEGLAALTAAMVASGGSSERKIDEVNQALFPLAGSFSQQVDKEMTTFTGSIHKDNWTQFNAIALPLLLSPGFREDDFRRLKDTQRNALLLDLKDNNEEEFAKERLQTNVYAGTPYGHPVLGTVAGIDAITLDDVKQFWKSAYAQGAVKVGISGDVSDAMTATLTQALATLPAGPGLPATVKPAGRKAQGLEVEILEKNTRATAISFGLPLDVTRTHPDFPALWLAKTWLGEHRASNSYLYQRIREIRGMNYGDYAYIEAFPRGMVQFFPNPNLGRKAQLFEIWIRPVAPDNAHFALRVALTELGKLIDNGLTQDDFATTRDYLMKNVFVMTSTQDQQLGYALDSQWYGTPEFTKLMRDGLSKLTVSDVNRAIKQHLSAKNLSVVIVAKDAAGLKEKLVSDAFSPIKYDGNKPQALLDEDKVIGAMKLNITPSAVTVTPAAQAFAK
- a CDS encoding type II toxin-antitoxin system RelE/ParE family toxin — encoded protein: MARIIVLKSAQADFEELRSDFKAHHTAAAHAQFLSAFRQLLTDLKAFPDSGTPVAAAREVGMDVRQRLCEDIRVVYHHDRAHDIVYIRMFLPTRRDFLTHLTARILRPDF
- a CDS encoding type II toxin-antitoxin system Phd/YefM family antitoxin, giving the protein MNLKERIKPISYLKANTTEIVNSFDAGQDEPIIITQNGEAKMVVLSMHAYQEGKRQARQMQEQHAFMKLIAMGNREIARDGVVSEEDFLASLDQD
- a CDS encoding diguanylate cyclase, with amino-acid sequence MPDSHAQASASPCDEAQGFAVKMMELLVVPTFVLDVHGQVMIWNRACEQLTGVPASEVLRTREPGRCFYNDERPTLADLLLAGRGGDMRALHAQQQYRSSTGSNLCAENWCDMPRTGRRRYLAVDASPIYGNHGELIAVVETLRDMTDEKRAHVELERLATRDGLTGLANRRCFDGTILAEWQRAQRQGQPLSLLMVDVDNFKEYNDSHGHQGGDLCLRKVAGAVASEMRTNDLVARYGGEEFAVILPNQSLKGAAIVAERIRQRVERLQLPRKRPDGACVTVSIGAATALPGPGTELGQLIHTADCALYRAKHLGRNRISLPERTLT
- a CDS encoding sensor histidine kinase — protein: MVQRWIRPPYRLSILACLAAGALASVHAGHAARPLFPLMLACAILLGALAVLLWRQHRLALRLQALEQLRTDAEHAHLASEQRKARAQERLRIGRDIHDDLGQHLLTLKIDLAMLQTSTHGATPLLARQLAMMAHNVDLSIAALRSVIHDLRPPALDAGLQAACDGLLADFKRTTGIDCSCDYRCDAAAGNAHGPLLYHALQEALANIARHAHATHVQLCLQQVGATLACHISDDGVGLSGSPPRLGCGLSGMHERVAAAGGSLHIDSHSGTGTTLHLSLPLAACEEIPLLHH
- the queE gene encoding 7-carboxy-7-deazaguanine synthase; the protein is MTYSIKEIFYTLQGEGAHAGRPAVFCRFSGCNLWTGRESDRATAVCQFCDTDFVGTDGELGGKFKTPQELAALIDSLWPASYAPSKYVVFTGGEPLLQLDTALIDAMHAVGFTIAIETNGTLPVPAGVDWICVSPKMGSTLVVHKGNEIKVVIPQFQQDLAAYEHLDFENFFVQAMDGPLAAHNMQLAIETCKSNPKWKLSLQTHKLLQIP
- the queD gene encoding 6-carboxytetrahydropterin synthase QueD; amino-acid sequence: MLTITRKLEFDAGHRIPDHKSQCRNLHGHRYTVEITLVGKVIEAEGNSDNGMIMDFSDVKTLAKQHLVDVWDHAFLVYEKDTAVRDFLASLPDHKTVVIDRIPTVENLARIAFEILKAAFTDHFGTGLHLHKLVLHETPNCWAEVTDD
- the tadA gene encoding tRNA adenosine(34) deaminase TadA — translated: MTEMRDSALDARYMQLALEQAQHAWDLGEVPVGAVVVKDSEVIAVGYNQPIGRHDPTAHAEVMALRAAAEKLGNYRLPGCELYVTLEPCVMCSGAMLHARLARVVYGAGDPKTGACGSVLNLFEQPALNHQTAIEGGVLADECGAFLKRFFAERRRAQAEARKLANPQA